The Kitasatospora sp. NBC_00374 genome has a segment encoding these proteins:
- a CDS encoding amidohydrolase: MTERTNRTVLLRGGNVYSPADPFATAMLVEGEQIAWVGSDGAAEAYADTADEVVELAGALVTPAFVDAHVHATSTGLALTGLDLTGCPTLPEALDRIAAFAAGVPAGVLIGHGWDESKWPQGRPPTLAELDWATGGAAVYLSRTDVHSALASTALRALTAGLAELPGFHPDGPLSRDAHHAVRAAALAHLTPEQRRAAQLATLTRAAELGIGALHECAGPQISSEQDLAALLALAAESDGPEVFGYWGELDGIETARRLGAVGAGGDLFVDGALGSHTACLHAPYADAAHTGTAYLSAEQVADHVAACTEAGLQAGFHAIGDAAIGAVLEGVRAAADRVGLARVKAARHRVEHAESLDDKAIAAFTELGLTASVQPAFDAAWGGPDGMYVQRLGADRAAALNPFAALLRAGVPLAFGSDAPVTPLDPWGTVRAAAFHRTPEHRISVRAAFTAHTRGGWRALGRDQDGVLVPGAVASFAVWDAADLVVQAPDDRVAGWSTDPRSGTPGLPDLTPGHPLPGCLRTVVRGRTVFRA; the protein is encoded by the coding sequence ATGACCGAACGCACCAACCGCACCGTCCTGCTGCGCGGCGGCAACGTCTACAGCCCCGCCGACCCCTTCGCCACCGCCATGCTGGTCGAGGGTGAGCAGATCGCCTGGGTGGGCAGCGACGGCGCCGCCGAGGCGTACGCGGACACCGCCGACGAGGTGGTGGAACTGGCCGGTGCGCTGGTCACCCCCGCCTTCGTCGACGCCCACGTGCACGCCACCTCGACCGGCCTCGCGCTCACCGGCCTCGACCTGACCGGCTGCCCCACCCTGCCCGAGGCCCTCGACCGGATCGCCGCCTTCGCCGCCGGCGTGCCCGCCGGCGTGCTGATCGGCCACGGCTGGGACGAGAGCAAGTGGCCCCAGGGCCGCCCGCCCACGCTGGCCGAGCTCGATTGGGCCACCGGCGGCGCCGCCGTCTACCTGTCGCGCACCGACGTGCACTCCGCGCTCGCCTCCACCGCGCTGCGCGCGCTCACCGCGGGCCTGGCCGAGCTCCCCGGCTTCCACCCGGACGGGCCGCTGAGCCGCGACGCCCACCACGCCGTGCGCGCCGCCGCGCTGGCCCACCTGACACCGGAGCAGCGCCGCGCCGCCCAGCTGGCCACCCTGACGCGGGCTGCCGAGCTCGGCATCGGCGCCCTGCACGAGTGCGCGGGCCCGCAGATCTCCTCCGAGCAGGACCTCGCCGCGCTCCTCGCGCTGGCGGCCGAGAGCGACGGCCCCGAGGTCTTCGGCTACTGGGGCGAGCTGGACGGCATCGAGACCGCGCGCCGCCTGGGCGCGGTCGGCGCCGGCGGCGACCTCTTCGTGGACGGCGCGCTCGGCTCGCACACCGCCTGCCTGCACGCCCCGTACGCCGACGCCGCCCACACCGGCACCGCCTACCTGAGCGCCGAGCAGGTCGCCGACCATGTCGCCGCCTGCACCGAGGCGGGCCTGCAGGCCGGCTTCCACGCCATCGGGGACGCCGCCATCGGCGCCGTCCTGGAAGGCGTCCGGGCCGCCGCCGACCGGGTCGGCCTCGCCCGGGTTAAGGCCGCCCGGCACCGGGTCGAGCACGCCGAGTCGCTGGACGACAAGGCGATCGCCGCCTTCACCGAGCTGGGCCTGACGGCCTCCGTCCAGCCCGCCTTCGACGCGGCCTGGGGCGGCCCCGACGGCATGTACGTCCAGCGGCTCGGCGCCGACCGTGCCGCCGCCCTGAACCCGTTCGCCGCGCTGCTGCGGGCCGGCGTCCCGCTGGCCTTCGGCTCGGACGCGCCCGTCACCCCGCTCGACCCCTGGGGCACCGTGCGGGCCGCCGCGTTCCACCGGACCCCGGAGCACCGGATCTCCGTCCGGGCCGCCTTCACCGCCCACACCCGCGGCGGCTGGCGCGCCCTGGGCCGCGACCAGGACGGCGTCCTGGTGCCCGGCGCGGTGGCCAGCTTCGCCGTCTGGGACGCCGCCGACCTGGTCGTCCAGGCCCCCGACGACCGGGTGGCCGGCTGGTCCACCGACCCCCGCTCCGGCACGCCCGGCCTGCCCGACCTCACGCCCGGTCACCCGCTGCCCGGCTGCCTGCGCACCGTCGTCCGCGGGCGTACGGTCTTCCGGGCCTGA
- a CDS encoding acyl-CoA dehydrogenase family protein — MSAVSAKPVDRQLPSEEARELLGLTRELVQNEVAPHAAADEAGDRFPREVFRTLGRAGLLSLPYGEQYGGGDQPYEVYLQVLEELAAGWLAVGLGVSVHTLSCHALAVFGTDEQRDRWLPGMLSGEQLGAYCLSEPQSGSDAASLRTRAVLDGEEYVVSGTKAWITHGGHADFYSSMVRTGEDGARGISCLLVPGGAAGLSAAPPEHKMGMRSSPTAQLHFDGVRVARERLVGEEGQGFQIALAALDSGRLGIAACAIGVAQAALDLAVDYAGTRQQFGRPIADFQGLSFMLADMATQIEAGRALYLAAARLKDAGLAFSKEAAMAKLFCTDAAMRVTTDAVQVLGGYGYTQDYPAERYMREAKVLQIVEGTNQVQRLVIGRHLTGR, encoded by the coding sequence ATGAGCGCCGTATCCGCCAAGCCCGTGGACCGTCAGCTGCCCAGCGAGGAGGCCCGCGAGCTGCTCGGCCTGACCCGCGAGCTGGTGCAGAACGAGGTCGCACCGCACGCCGCCGCCGACGAGGCCGGCGACCGCTTCCCGCGCGAGGTGTTCCGCACCCTCGGCCGGGCCGGTCTGCTCTCCCTCCCGTACGGCGAGCAGTACGGCGGCGGCGACCAGCCCTACGAGGTCTACCTGCAGGTCCTGGAGGAGCTCGCGGCGGGCTGGCTGGCCGTCGGCCTCGGTGTCAGCGTGCACACGCTGTCCTGCCACGCGCTGGCCGTCTTCGGCACCGACGAGCAGCGCGACCGCTGGCTGCCCGGGATGCTGAGCGGCGAGCAACTCGGCGCGTACTGCCTGTCCGAGCCGCAGTCCGGATCCGACGCGGCCTCGCTGCGCACCCGGGCGGTGCTCGACGGCGAGGAGTACGTGGTCAGCGGCACCAAGGCGTGGATCACCCACGGCGGCCACGCGGACTTCTACAGCTCCATGGTGCGCACCGGCGAGGACGGCGCCCGCGGCATCAGCTGCCTGCTGGTCCCCGGCGGGGCGGCCGGTCTGTCGGCGGCCCCGCCGGAGCACAAGATGGGCATGCGCTCCTCGCCGACCGCGCAGCTGCACTTCGACGGCGTCCGGGTGGCCCGTGAGCGACTGGTCGGCGAGGAGGGCCAGGGCTTCCAGATCGCGCTGGCCGCCCTCGACTCGGGCCGGCTCGGCATCGCCGCCTGCGCGATCGGTGTCGCCCAGGCGGCGCTGGACCTCGCGGTGGACTACGCGGGCACCCGCCAGCAGTTCGGCCGGCCGATCGCCGACTTCCAGGGGCTGTCCTTCATGCTCGCCGACATGGCGACCCAGATCGAGGCCGGGCGGGCGCTCTACCTGGCCGCCGCCCGGCTCAAGGACGCCGGCCTGGCCTTCTCCAAGGAGGCGGCGATGGCCAAGCTGTTCTGCACCGACGCCGCGATGCGGGTCACCACCGACGCGGTGCAGGTGCTCGGCGGGTACGGCTACACCCAGGACTACCCGGCCGAGCGGTACATGCGGGAGGCCAAGGTGCTGCAGATCGTCGAGGGCACCAACCAGGTCCAGCGCCTGGTGATCGGCCGGCACCTGACCGGCCGCTGA
- a CDS encoding Lrp/AsnC family transcriptional regulator, with protein MEDLDQRIVQLLLEDGRMSYTDLGKATGLSTSAVHQRVRRLEQRGVIRGYTAIVDAQAVNLALTAFISVKPFDPSAPDDTPDRLISLPEIEACHSVAGDENYILKVRVPGPGDLEDLLARIRSAAGVSTRTTVVLSTPYEARPPRL; from the coding sequence GTGGAGGATCTCGACCAGCGCATCGTCCAGCTGCTTCTCGAAGACGGCCGGATGAGCTACACGGACCTGGGCAAGGCCACCGGCCTGTCCACCTCGGCGGTGCACCAGCGGGTGCGCCGCCTCGAGCAGCGGGGGGTGATCCGCGGCTACACGGCGATCGTCGACGCCCAGGCCGTCAACCTGGCGTTGACCGCGTTCATCTCGGTCAAGCCCTTCGACCCCAGCGCGCCGGACGACACCCCGGACCGGCTGATCAGCCTGCCCGAGATCGAGGCCTGCCACAGTGTCGCGGGCGACGAGAACTACATCCTCAAGGTCAGGGTGCCGGGACCGGGCGACCTGGAGGACCTGCTGGCCCGGATCAGGTCCGCCGCCGGCGTCTCCACCCGCACCACGGTGGTCCTCTCCACCCCGTACGAGGCCCGCCCCCCGAGGCTCTGA
- the lnt gene encoding apolipoprotein N-acyltransferase — translation MDATTATPAAARPGRLARIRAGLPRTGLAVLAGLLLAAAFPPYDLWPLSFVAVAALSLLTRGRGFRQGAWTGFALGLPFFLALLSWLRVIGWDATIGLSVVEALFLALLGGGLALTSRLPGWPLWAACLWVTQEWARDRLPLGGFPWGRLAFANTASPVTPLAALGGAPLVTFAVALGGTLLAWAALRVRRGPRRSFPLAALGAGGALTALLAGYLVPVPTAGDDTVKVALVQGNVAQPGMDFLGRPMMVLNNHAAETERLAADVAAGRAPQPDLVIWPENSSDLDPYTDPAAYARIDEAVRRVGVPTLVGALVDGPDLQHVQNNGIVWDPATGPGASYTKQHPVPFGEYVPFRAELSQVISRLQRVARDFYPGTHNGVMQVGPARIGDVICFEVAYDEIVRDTVNQGGRVLVVQTNNATYARSGQPEQQLAMSRLRAVEHGRAVLIAATSGISAVIAPDGSVVSRTEELTPAVLNASVPLRDGRTVADRLGAAPEWTLAVTGLLACGFAAAAGLRRRRSGGTSTAPEPLTTQVP, via the coding sequence ATGGACGCGACGACGGCGACACCGGCCGCCGCCCGCCCCGGGCGGCTCGCCCGGATCCGCGCCGGTCTGCCCCGCACCGGCCTCGCCGTGCTCGCCGGCCTGCTGCTGGCCGCCGCCTTCCCGCCGTACGACCTGTGGCCGCTCTCCTTCGTCGCCGTCGCCGCCCTCTCGCTGCTCACCCGGGGCCGTGGCTTCCGCCAGGGCGCCTGGACGGGCTTCGCGCTCGGGCTGCCGTTCTTCCTGGCGCTGCTGTCCTGGCTGCGGGTGATCGGCTGGGACGCCACGATCGGCCTGTCGGTCGTCGAGGCGCTCTTCCTGGCCCTGCTCGGCGGCGGACTCGCGCTCACCTCCCGGCTGCCCGGCTGGCCGCTGTGGGCGGCCTGCCTGTGGGTCACCCAGGAGTGGGCCCGCGACCGCCTGCCGCTCGGCGGCTTCCCGTGGGGGCGGCTCGCCTTCGCCAACACCGCCAGCCCCGTCACCCCGCTCGCCGCCCTCGGCGGCGCCCCGCTGGTGACCTTCGCGGTGGCCCTCGGCGGCACCCTGCTGGCCTGGGCGGCGCTGCGGGTGCGCCGCGGCCCGCGCCGCTCCTTCCCGCTGGCCGCCCTGGGCGCCGGCGGGGCGCTGACGGCCCTGCTGGCCGGCTACCTGGTGCCGGTGCCCACCGCCGGTGACGACACCGTCAAGGTGGCCCTGGTGCAGGGCAACGTCGCGCAGCCGGGCATGGACTTCCTCGGCCGCCCGATGATGGTGCTCAACAACCACGCGGCCGAGACGGAGCGGCTCGCCGCCGACGTCGCGGCCGGCCGGGCGCCCCAGCCCGACCTGGTGATCTGGCCGGAGAACTCCTCGGACCTCGACCCGTACACCGACCCGGCCGCGTACGCCCGGATCGACGAGGCCGTCCGCAGGGTCGGCGTGCCCACCCTGGTCGGCGCCCTGGTGGACGGCCCGGACCTGCAGCACGTCCAGAACAACGGCATCGTCTGGGACCCGGCCACCGGCCCCGGCGCCTCCTACACCAAGCAGCACCCGGTGCCGTTCGGCGAGTACGTCCCGTTCCGCGCCGAGCTGTCCCAGGTGATCTCCCGCCTCCAGCGGGTCGCCCGCGACTTCTACCCGGGCACCCACAACGGCGTGATGCAGGTCGGACCGGCCCGGATCGGCGACGTGATCTGCTTCGAGGTCGCCTACGACGAGATCGTCCGCGACACCGTCAACCAGGGCGGCCGGGTGCTGGTCGTGCAGACCAACAACGCCACCTACGCCCGCAGCGGCCAGCCCGAACAGCAGCTCGCGATGTCCCGGCTGCGCGCCGTCGAGCACGGCCGCGCGGTGCTGATCGCCGCCACCAGCGGGATCAGCGCGGTGATCGCCCCGGACGGCTCGGTGGTCTCCCGCACCGAGGAGCTGACCCCGGCCGTGCTGAACGCCTCCGTGCCGCTGCGCGACGGACGGACGGTGGCCGACCGGCTCGGCGCCGCTCCCGAGTGGACGCTCGCCGTCACCGGCCTGCTGGCCTGCGGCTTCGCGGCGGCGGCCGGCCTGCGCCGCCGTCGTTCGGGTGGAACATCGACCGCCCCCGAGCCGTTGACCACACAGGTGCCGTAG
- a CDS encoding AAA family ATPase, with translation MGTGGGPARQADRAWLRATDAYAAGSYARAEEEFRAAVELDPAMADAWLGLHALRSDTSGALLAMYRHQDRFGEQRRRHRRPLSSWYWLGWWVQPVLEDTRDLLLAHASHWLDGRHLTELDRALAECPPPEQDSSVRFLYACRSYLLKDWEQLIRDTDQLLDDPVLGIEAGLFGGMARVRLDMCAQAQAPLAASLARCRSEQPQRKELRYWLARAYEGAGRSAAALPLYRAVHRADPAFMDTSARLAAIAADGVLDGLLLTDEDRAVLEPTLPDSEFGSDPAGGCDPAPDPLPTAGPLAERSGAPVAEQAADGPAADRPARAAAPEPPAAPAVGAVAYPPAAGGAPGAGLSGDGQLDEALAALERMVGLAPVKRQVRALSAQLRMARLRADQGLPVQPPKRHFVFSGPSGTGKTTVARILGRVFHALGLLSGDHLVEAQRADLVGEFLGQTAVKANELIDSALDGVLFIDEAYSLSNSGYSKGDAYGDEALQVLLKRAEDNRDRLVVILAGYPAGMNRLLAANPGLNSRFTSRVDFPSYRPAELAEIGRALASADGDGWDEDAAEELASICAHVVGEGWIDDLGNGRFVRTLYEKSCAYRDLRLSAQRELPTREDLAALRLPDLLQAYGELIDGRGA, from the coding sequence ATGGGGACCGGCGGCGGGCCCGCGCGGCAGGCCGACCGCGCCTGGCTGCGGGCCACGGACGCCTATGCGGCGGGCTCCTACGCCCGCGCCGAGGAGGAGTTCCGCGCCGCGGTCGAGCTCGACCCCGCCATGGCCGACGCCTGGCTCGGCCTGCACGCCCTGCGCAGCGACACCTCCGGCGCGCTCCTCGCGATGTACCGCCACCAGGACCGCTTCGGCGAGCAGCGCCGGCGCCACCGCCGCCCGCTCAGCTCCTGGTACTGGCTCGGCTGGTGGGTGCAGCCCGTCCTGGAGGACACCCGCGACCTGCTGCTGGCCCACGCCTCGCACTGGCTGGACGGCCGGCACCTGACCGAGCTCGACCGCGCGCTCGCCGAGTGCCCACCGCCCGAGCAGGACTCCTCGGTGCGCTTCCTGTACGCCTGCCGGTCCTACCTGCTGAAGGACTGGGAGCAGCTGATCAGGGACACCGACCAGCTGCTGGACGATCCCGTGCTCGGCATCGAGGCCGGACTGTTCGGCGGCATGGCCAGGGTCAGGCTCGACATGTGCGCCCAGGCCCAGGCCCCGCTGGCCGCCTCGCTGGCCCGCTGCCGCTCCGAGCAGCCCCAGCGCAAGGAGCTGCGCTACTGGCTGGCCCGGGCGTACGAGGGCGCCGGGCGCAGCGCGGCCGCGCTGCCGCTCTACCGTGCGGTGCACCGGGCCGACCCGGCCTTCATGGACACCTCGGCCCGGCTGGCGGCGATAGCCGCCGACGGGGTCCTGGACGGGCTGCTGCTCACCGACGAGGACCGCGCGGTGCTCGAACCGACCCTGCCGGACTCCGAGTTCGGGTCGGATCCGGCCGGCGGATGCGACCCGGCCCCGGATCCGCTGCCGACCGCCGGGCCGCTGGCCGAGCGCTCCGGCGCACCGGTCGCGGAGCAGGCCGCCGACGGGCCGGCGGCCGACCGGCCTGCGCGCGCCGCCGCTCCCGAACCGCCGGCCGCGCCGGCCGTCGGCGCCGTGGCGTACCCGCCGGCCGCCGGGGGCGCCCCGGGCGCCGGCCTCAGTGGCGACGGACAGCTCGACGAGGCGCTCGCGGCGCTGGAGCGGATGGTCGGCCTGGCCCCGGTGAAGCGCCAGGTCCGGGCGCTGTCGGCACAGTTGAGAATGGCCCGGCTGCGGGCCGACCAGGGGCTGCCGGTCCAGCCGCCGAAACGTCACTTCGTCTTCTCCGGCCCATCGGGCACCGGCAAGACCACCGTGGCCCGGATCCTCGGCCGGGTCTTCCACGCCCTCGGCCTGCTGTCCGGCGACCACCTGGTCGAGGCCCAGCGGGCGGACCTGGTCGGCGAGTTCCTCGGCCAGACCGCGGTCAAGGCGAACGAGCTGATCGACTCGGCACTGGACGGCGTGCTCTTCATCGACGAGGCCTACAGCCTCTCCAACTCCGGCTACAGCAAGGGCGACGCGTACGGCGACGAGGCGCTGCAGGTGCTGCTCAAGCGGGCCGAGGACAACCGCGACCGGCTGGTGGTGATCCTGGCCGGCTACCCGGCCGGGATGAACCGCCTGCTGGCCGCCAACCCGGGGCTCAACTCCCGCTTCACCAGCCGGGTCGACTTCCCCAGCTACCGGCCCGCCGAGCTCGCCGAGATCGGCCGCGCGCTGGCCTCGGCCGACGGCGACGGCTGGGACGAGGACGCCGCCGAGGAACTGGCCTCGATCTGCGCCCACGTGGTCGGCGAGGGCTGGATCGACGACCTCGGCAACGGCCGGTTCGTGCGCACCCTGTACGAGAAGTCCTGCGCCTACCGCGACCTGCGGCTGTCCGCCCAGCGTGAGCTCCCCACCCGGGAGGACCTGGCCGCCCTGCGGCTGCCCGACCTGCTCCAGGCCTACGGCGAGCTGATCGACGGCCGCGGCGCGTAG
- a CDS encoding uridine kinase, which translates to MVDPPGLPEPLDELAAEYRALPPSLGPVRLVAVDGHAGSGKTTFAGRLAAALGGAPVVHLDDLATHEEPFGWVGRLRRQVLEPLAAGRTAEYRVYDWTLRRFAGVRRAPAAPVVLVEGVGAGRRALRPALAALVWMELEAKAARARGELRDGPDLAEFWAGWARAEHAHFAGDPSRPYADLRVDGVTGRIVRSTLGEPATRP; encoded by the coding sequence GTGGTCGACCCTCCGGGCCTGCCGGAGCCCCTGGACGAGCTCGCGGCCGAGTACCGAGCCCTCCCGCCGTCCCTCGGTCCCGTCCGGCTGGTCGCCGTCGACGGGCACGCCGGATCCGGCAAGACCACCTTCGCCGGCCGGCTGGCCGCCGCGCTCGGCGGCGCCCCGGTGGTCCATCTGGACGACCTGGCCACCCACGAGGAGCCGTTCGGCTGGGTCGGACGCCTGCGGCGGCAGGTGCTGGAGCCGCTCGCGGCCGGCCGGACGGCCGAGTACCGCGTCTACGACTGGACGCTGCGCCGCTTCGCGGGCGTCCGGCGGGCCCCGGCGGCGCCGGTGGTGCTGGTGGAGGGGGTCGGCGCGGGTCGGCGGGCGCTGCGCCCGGCCCTGGCGGCTCTGGTGTGGATGGAGCTGGAGGCCAAGGCGGCACGGGCCCGCGGGGAGCTGCGGGACGGCCCGGACCTGGCGGAGTTCTGGGCCGGCTGGGCCCGCGCGGAGCACGCGCACTTCGCCGGCGATCCGAGCCGTCCGTACGCGGACCTGCGGGTCGACGGAGTCACCGGGCGGATCGTCCGCAGCACCCTCGGTGAACCCGCGACACGCCCTTGA